In the genome of Gadus morhua chromosome 12, gadMor3.0, whole genome shotgun sequence, one region contains:
- the ankrd24 gene encoding LOW QUALITY PROTEIN: ankyrin repeat domain-containing protein 24 (The sequence of the model RefSeq protein was modified relative to this genomic sequence to represent the inferred CDS: deleted 1 base in 1 codon): protein MEPTEPLFSVMKRFCPCLSLLPLTSQDWSRSDERLLQAVEQKEADKVSALIVKKNLCPTKLDTEGKSAFHLCASKGRLDCLEVIISHGADLKTTDGAGFSALHLAAKNGQPECLKRLLQERLSVDYTDSIGRTALHHAAVSGCWSCAETLWDFKANLDSQDEEGATPLILAAQMSRAELCAFLMERGANANIQDNQGRSALMLACESDSVETVAALLRGGANTQLIDALGHDAAHYGVTTGNQRITHLLQNGAPPVAEGAGDEPPALPVVTGGTTTRKRKAPPPPRSPLQGLSLPPESQCPPSPALTPDPQPRSPSPAPPSPGTERPAQANLTEDEEVFEEIRRLRLERGRLLQKIKGLEQQQQSAISAVEELSQLKEKLVQAESERDMLRGELEEARRAHSFGPSDSEDLDEMLDFPEKLLSRRSRASPAPDEACPLAAGGGDPAGSSPVPRERGSVAQLHRQIAELTSQNSELLLKVQMLEMFEKDDTDMQSSSPDFVPLVRYETLRKELESLQDRLSEAQASQEASSNSEESQDKEAQKGGLEGEGAQALRAKVEELEQQLTSSRAEVEELKEQMELGVFSVEGPTSSTTEQEEEVVGGGRQAETQQLRARVRELEAALANSGRGEGGGASQDSDTIQQLRARVGELQAAVAERESSGDRGDGDGDETEARQLRDTVSRLEAELAESRASGWEERGGGGGGDGELVRRLQGRLGELEGQLRRSVPRSELEEVQVNLGVQCEQLARERAEVAMRLNTALLELERLRPSLHRGEEEEEEEEEDDEERSEGSEPSIASEPGRRTLASVREELEVARQEAAQALDCLCAEREGRAQEALRASPDAALALSKHKEALAAVSEQLAQSLRELQGEKAQRGRDGERIAQLEEQLQGLQDAVPKEKHQTAQAELQRTLLASEQAAAAAREALSEKDMELRELKGQRAAEQGLISKEQHEAQRLALQADINSLTARFNELTRKHEKTCTEVFQVQRDALFNKSERQVAEAQLATVQKQMSDLQAQSSHVQELHKNIQESQGQVKEKDRKITDLSKEVFRLKEALGALSPPLGISSSSSSPPSPSNLSPAHHNNPGQQVALQNRVAILTQQLQDWERRHKQVVAVYRSHLLSAVQGRMDEDVQSLLLQILKMTHKEQGH, encoded by the exons ATGGAGCCTACGGAGCCGTTGTTTAGCGTGATGAAGCGCTTCTGTCCATGTCTCAGTCTCCTGCCACTCACA aGCCAGGACTGGAGCCGGAGTGACGAGAGACTGCTGCAGGCCGTGGAGCAGAAGGAAGCAGACAAGGTCTCTGCTCTCATCGTCAAGAAGAACCTCTGCCCCACCAAGCTGGACACAGAGGGCAAATCAGC CTTCCACCTGTGTGCGTCTAAGGGTCGTCTGGACTGTCTGGAGGTGATCATCTCTCACGGAGCCGACTTGAAAACAACAGACGGAGCAG GCTTCAGTGCTCTCCATTTAGCAGCCAAGAACGGTCAGCCTGAGTGTTTGAAGAGACTTTTACAG GAGAGATTATCTGTGGACTATACGGATAGCATCGGTCGAACAGCTTTGCATCATGCTg CCGTCAGTGGCTGCTGGTCCTGTGCTGAGACCTTATGGGACTTCAAGGCCAATCTGGACTCCCAGGATGAG GAAGGAGCCACTCCTCTGATCTTAGCAGCCCAGATGAGCAGAGCGGAGCTGTGTGCCTTTCTGATGGAGCGGGGAGCCAACGCAAACATCCAGGATAACCAGGGAAG GTCGGCCCTGATGCTGGCCTGTGAGAGCGACAGCGTGGAGACGGTGGCGGCTCTGCTGAGGGGCGGGGCCAACACACAGCTCATTGACGCCCTGGGACACGACGCCGCCCACTATGGCGTAACCACGGGCAACCAGCGCATCACACACCTACTGCAGAACGGAGCTCCTCCAG TGGCTGAGGGAGCTGGTGACGAG ccCCCTGCCCTGCCCGTCGTGACAGGTGGCACCACCACCCGCAAGCGGaaagcccccccaccaccgcgaTCACCCCTCcag GGCttgtccctccctccagagtctCAGtgtcctccctcccccgctctgACCCCCGACCCCCAGCCTCGAAGCCCCTCTcccgcccccccgtccccaggtACAGAGCGACCTGCTCAGGCCAACCTT ACAGAGGACGAGGAAGTGTTTGAAGAGATCCGGCGGCTGCGTCTGGAGAGAGGCCGGCTGCTTCAGAAGATCAAAGGCctggaacagcagcagcagagcgcCATCTCTGCTGTGGAGGAG TTGTCCCAGCTGAAGGAGAAGCTGGTGCAGGCGGAGTCAGAGAGGGACATGCTCcggggggagctggaggaggcgaGGAGGGCCCACAGCTTTGGACCCAGCGACTCTGAGGACCTGGATGAAATGCTGGACTTCCCAG AGAAGCTGCTCTCCAGGCGCTCCAGAGCGTCTCCTGCCCCAGACGAGGCCTGCCCCCTGGCCGCGGGGGGGGGCGACCCGGCCGGCTCCTCTCCGGTCCCCAGGGAGCGAGGCTCCGTGGCCCAGCTGCACCGGCAGATCGCCGAGCTCACCTCGCAGAACTCGGAGCTCCTTCTGAAGGTCCAG ATGCTTGAGATGTTTGAGAAAGACGATACAGACATGCAAAGCTCCAGCCCAGACTTTGTGCCTTTGGTCCGGTATGAGACCCTGAGGAAAGAGCTGGAGTCCCTGCAGGATCGCTTATCCGAGGCCCAGGCTTCTCAAGAGGCCTCCAGCAATTCAGAAGAGTC GCAGGATAAGGAGGCCCAGAAGGGAGgtctggagggggagggcgccCAAGCCCTGAGGGcgaaggtggaggagctggagcagcagctgaCCTCCTCcagggcggaggtggaggagctcaaGGAGCAGATGGAGCTGGGGGTCTTCTCTGTGGAGGGGCCCACGAGCTCCACCaccgagcaggaggaggaggtggtgggggggggccgg CAGGCGGAGACGCAGCAGCTGAGAGCGAGGGTGAGGGAGCTGGAGGCGGCGCTGGCCAACagcgggcggggggaggggggcggggcgagCCAGGACAGTGACACCATCCAACAGCTGAGGGCCAGAGTCGGGGAGCTCCAGGCCGCTGTGGCGGAGAGGGAGTCCTCGGGCGACAGAGGAGACGGAGACGGGGACGAGACGGAGGCGCGGCAGCTCAGGGACACGGTGAGCCGTCTGGAGGCGGAGCTGGCGGAGAGCAGGGCGTCcgggtgggaggagaggggcggcggcggtggcggggaCGGGGAGCTGGTGCGGCGGCTGCAGGGGCGCCTGGGCGAGCTGGAGGGCCAGCTGAGGCGCAGCGTGCCGCGctcggagctggaggaggtgcaggtGAACCTGGGCGTGCAGTGCGAGCAGCTGGCCCGGGAGAGGGCCGAGGTGGCCATGAGGCTGAACACGGCGCTGCTGGAGCTGGAGAGGCTCCGGCCGTCCCTGCAccgcggggaggaggaggaggaggaggaggaagaggacgacgaGGAGCGCTCTGAGGGCTCGGAGCCGTCCATCGCGTCCG AGCCGGGCCGGCGGACCCTGGCGTCGGTgcgggaggagctggaggtggccCGGCAGGAGGCGGCCCAGGCGCTGGACTGCCTGTGTGCCGAGCGCGAGGGCCGGGCCCAGGAGGCGCTGCGGGCCTCCCCGGACGCCGCGCTGGCCCTCTCCAAACACAAGGAGGCGCTGGCGGCCGTGTCGGAGCAGCTGGCCCAGAGCCTGCGGGAGCTGCAGGGGGAGAAGGCCCAGAGGGGGCGGGACGGCGAGCGCATCgcccagctggaggagcagctccAGGGACTGCAGGACGCGGTCCCCAAGGAGAAGCACCAGACCGCccag GCGGAGCTCCAGCGCACCCTGCTGGCCAGCGAGCAGGCTGCGGCCGCGGCACGGGAGGCTCTGAGTGAGAAGGACATGGAGCTGAGGGAGCTGAAGGGCCAGAGGGCGGCCGAGCAGGGCCTGATCTCCAAGGAGCAGCACGAGGCCCAGCGCCTCGCCCTGCAGGCCGACATCAACTCCCTGACCGCCCGCTTCAACGAGCTCACGCGCAAGCACGAGAAGACCTGCACAGAG GTGTTCCAGGTCCAGAGGGACGCGCTGTTCAACAAGAGCGAGCGGCAGGTGGCTGAGGCCCAGCTGGCCACTGTGCAGAAACAGATGAGCGACCTGCAGGCCCAGTCCAGCCACGTCCAGGAGCTCCACAAAAACATCCAGGAGTCCCAGGGCCAGGTCAAGGAGAAGGACCGCAAG ATCACCGACTTGTCCAAGGAGGTGTTTCGCCTGAAGGAGGCGCTGGGagccctgtctcctcctctaggcatctcctcctcctcctcctcccccccctctccctctaaccTCTCGCCCGCTCATCATAACAATCCCGGGCAACAGGTGGCGCTGCAGAACAGAGTGGCCATACTCACACAACAGCTCCAG GATTGGGAGAGAAGACACAAGCAGGTGGTTGCAGTATACCGTTCCCATTTACTGTCAGCGGTGCAG GGGCGCATGGACGAGGACGTGCAGAGCTTACTCCTCCAGATCCTGAAGATGACACACAAAGAGCAGGGTCACTGA